A genomic window from Solanum dulcamara chromosome 11, daSolDulc1.2, whole genome shotgun sequence includes:
- the LOC129872686 gene encoding putative cysteine-rich receptor-like protein kinase 9: MGITAMSFLKWLVILMFQFYYLFDLSIAQPNFTSFAYSTDSNNTEFSPNSSYDTNLNTILSSVSRNMDEFGFYNSSTGLNSDTVSVIAQCRGDVQLQACRDCINAATPKILEACPYMKSAFGYYDRCMLRYSNESIIGIATTEPGRILSNTVNASSPDEFMQDLRTLLESLRNQASRGGKQKYASNSTKGPDFQTIYALLQCTADLTAQDCFSCLDTGFRSLPKLFLL, translated from the coding sequence ATGGGGATTACAGCTATGAGTTTCTTGAAATGGCTGGTCATTTTAATGTTCCAATTTTATTACCTTTTCGACCTCAGCATAGCCCAGCCAAATTTTACTTCTTTTGCATATAGTACAGATTCTAATAATACTGAGTTCTCCCCAAATAGTTCATATGACACTAACCTCAATACAATCCTCTCCTCTGTTTCACGGAATATGGATGAATTTGGATTCTATAATTCTTCCACAGGCCTAAACTCCGACACGGTTAGTGTCATCGCGCAATGTAGAGGAGATGTACAATTACAGGCATGTCGTGATTGTATAAATGCTGCGACACCTAAGATTTTAGAGGCATGTCCTTACATGAAATCGGCCTTTGGTTATTATGATCGTTGTATGCTACGATATTCAAATGAGTCTATTATAGGCATCGCTACAACTGAACCAGGAAGAATTTTATCTAACACGGTAAATGCCTCGAGTCCCGATGAGTTTATGCAAGATCTAAGAACCTTGTTAGAAAGTTTACGAAATCAAGCTTCACGGGGCGGTAAGCAGAAGTATGCTAGTAATAGTACTAAGGGCCCTGATTTTCAGACTATATATGCACTTCTACAGTGCACTGCGGATTTAACAGCTCAAGATTGCTTCAGTTGTTTAGACACTGGCTTTAGAAGTTTACCCAAACTGTTCCTGTTATAG
- the LOC129872036 gene encoding cysteine-rich receptor-like protein kinase 44 yields MGFLKWLIILIFQFYYLFYLTMAQPDFTFQSPCKGNETEYPPNGAYHTNLTTVLSSLSRNIDSDGFYNATIGQDRDRVSAIAQCRGDVELQTCRDCINNATRLILEKCPSKKSAFGIYDMCLIRYSNESFIGTMSTDPRFSYYYDGDFSNPQLFFNQYLTPLLTNLRTQASRGGKRKFAANVIEAPDFQKIHALVQCTADLSAQGCYDCLTAVYKSLPTCECYAKWGNYHLMPSCIVRYEPYSFFNESLLTEAPPPLVSPPQPASLPPPPLPGKADKTAGTIIVIVVPAVTVVIFMVCFPVILMKRRKRKLVNKIESIRDDDTSSAESLQYDFSTIRAATDNFSNDNKLGEGGFGPVYKGKLSNGQGVAVKRLAANSGQGDLEFKNEVLLLARLEHRNLVRLLGFCLEGTERLLIYELIPNASLDHFIFDPVKRKCLDWERRSKIIGGLARGILYLHEDSRLRIIHRDLKASNVLLDAEMNPKISDFGMARLFARDESQGITSKIAGTYGYMAPEYAMQGKISVKSDVFSFGVLVLEILGGQRNTCFRNGEYVGNLLSYAWRNWREGTTSNLIDPMLRGSSGLVADITRCIHIALLCVQEKVADRPTMAAVVLMLSSLSLSLSVPSKPAYYMQIDVSPKISPIQGYKSRLISESSRPAKIKSICLSQNEMSISELYPR; encoded by the exons ATGGGTTTCTTGAAATGGCTGATCATCCTAATATTCCAATTTTACTACCTTTTCTACCTCACCATGGCACAGCCTGATTTCACTTTTCAATCTCCCTGTAAAGGTAATGAGACAGAGTACCCCCCGAATGGTGCATACCACACAAACCTTACCACAGTTCTCTCCTCTCTTTCACGTAACATAGACAGTGATGGGTTCTATAATGCTACCATAGGCCAAGATCGAGACAGGGTTAGTGCCATCGCGCAATGTAGAGGAGATGTCGAATTACAAACATGCCGTGACTGTATAAATAATGCTACTCGCTTGATTTTAGAGAAATGTCCTTCCAAGAAATCAGCCTTTGGCATTTATGATATGTGTCTGATAAGATATTCAAATGAGTCCTTCATAGGCACCATGTCAACCGACCCgcgattttcttattattaCGATGGGGATTTCTCGAACCCCCAATTGTTTTTTAACCAATATCTGACACCCTTGTTGACAAATTTAAGAACTCAAGCTTCAAGGGGTGGGAAGCGCAAGTTTGCTGCTAATGTTATTGAAGCCcctgattttcagaaaatacaTGCACTTGTACAGTGCACAGCCGATTTATCAGCTCAAGGTTGCTACGATTGTTTGACCGCTGTCTATAAAAGTTTGCCTACCTGTGAATGTTATGCAAAGTGGGGAAACTACCATTTGATGCCCAGCTGCATTGTTCGGTATGAACCTTACTCATTCTTCAATGAATCATTATTGACTGAAGCTCCTCCACCCTTGGTGTCACCGCCGCAGCCAGCCTCATtgccaccaccaccactaccaG GGAAGGCTGATAAAACCGCAGGAACTatcattgttattgttgtgCCCGCTGTCACAGTTGTTATTTTTATGGTTTGCTTTCCTGTCATCTTGATGAAGAGGCGAAAGAGGAAGTTGGTGAACAAAATAGAGA GTATACGAGACGATGATACTAGCAGTGCAGAATCCCTGCAATATGATTTTTCTACAATTAGAGCAGCAACAGATAACTTCTCAAATGATAATAAATTGGGGGAGGGCGGATTTGGTCCGGTGTACAAG GGTAAGCTTTCAAATGGACAAGGAGTAGCAGTGAAAAGATTGGCTGCAAATTCAGGCCAAGGTGATCTCGAATTCAAAAACGAGGTCTTATTGTTGGCCAGGCTTGAACACAGGAATTTGGTTAGGTTACTGGGATTTTGCCTTGAAGGAACAGAGAGACTTCTTATCTATGAATTAATTCCCAATGCAAGCCTTGACCACTTTATATTTG ATCCGGTTAAACGTAAATGTCTGGATTGGGAAAGACGATCCAAAATCATAGGAGGCCTTGCTAGGGGAATTCTTTATCTTCATGAGGATTCTAGACTTCGCATCATTCATCGTGATCTCAAAGCTAGTAATGTTCTACTTGATGCAGAAATGAATCCTAAAATCTCTGACTTTGGCATGGCAAGGTTATTTGCAAGGGATGAATCTCAAGGAATCACAAGCAAAATTGCTGGGACCTA TGGATATATGGCGCCAGAGTATGCAATGCAAGGAAAAATCTCAGTCAAATCAGATGTTTTTAGCTTTGGAGTATTAGTCTTGGAAATTTTAGGTGGCCAAAGAAACACTTGTTTCAGAAATGGAGAATATGTGGGAAACCTTCTGAGCTAT GCTTGGAGGAATTGGCGTGAGGGAACAACTTCAAATTTAATAGACCCCATGTTGAGGGGAAGCTCGGGACTGGTTGCTGACATAACGAGATGCATCCACATAGCCTTATTGTGCGTTCAAGAAAAAGTTGCTGATAGACCAACTATGGCTGCAGTAGTTCTCATGCTCAGTAGTCTCTCTTTGAGTCTTTCAGTGCCTTCAAAGCCTGCATATTATATGCAAATTGatgttagcccaaagatttcACCTATTCAAGGATACAAATCAAGATTAATATCAGAATCTAGTCGACCAGCCAAAATTAAATCTATTTGCTTATCACAAAATGAGATGTCAATAAGTGAGTTATATCCTAGATAA